A part of Capsicum annuum cultivar UCD-10X-F1 chromosome 6, UCD10Xv1.1, whole genome shotgun sequence genomic DNA contains:
- the LOC107874244 gene encoding uncharacterized protein LOC107874244 — MALPVFDGENYQAWTVKMQAYLEACDLWVAVEEDYEVLSLLKNPTMVHIRAHKERRTTKSKAKSCVFAAVFTTIFSRVVTCESTKEIWDFLKKEYEGDKRIRGMKVLNLVREFEMQRMKKSKTIKDYSNRLHLIANKVRILGTELNDNIIVQNILVILPERYEATIASLENTKDLSRFSLAELLSALQT, encoded by the coding sequence ATGGCTCTACCAGTTTTCGATGGAGAAAATTATCAAGCATGGACAGTAAAAATGCAGGCTTATTTGGAGGCCTGCGATTTGTGGGTGGCTGTCGAGGAAGACTATGAAGTGCTTTCTTTGCTAAAGAATCCAACCATGGTTCATATTAGAGCTCACAAGGAGAGGAGAACAACAAAGTCCAAAGCTAAATCATGTGTCTTTGCTGCAGTTTTTACCACCATTTTCAGTAGAGTAGTGACATGTGAATCAACCAAAGAAATTTGGGATTTCCTCAAGAAAGAGTACGAAGGAGATAAAAGAATTAGAGGAATGAAAGTACTGAACTTGGTCAGAGAATTCGAGATGCAGAGAATGAAGAAATCCAAAACCATTAAGGATTATTCTAACAGGTTGCATCTGATTGCAAataaggtaaggatacttggaaCTGAACTTAATGATAATATAATAGTTCAAAATATTCTTGTAATCTTACCTGAAAGATATGAGGCAACTATTGCTTCATTGGAAAATACTAAGGATCTGTCAAGGTTTAGCTTGGCAGAGTTATTGAGTGCTCTGCAAACATAA